In Eubalaena glacialis isolate mEubGla1 chromosome 3, mEubGla1.1.hap2.+ XY, whole genome shotgun sequence, the following are encoded in one genomic region:
- the IFI44 gene encoding interferon-induced protein 44, with product MAMTTCLTWMQEKKLQNYFGEKQFSLLYKASIHEFSSESLLQICSKQGPTITVIHSEDHIVGAYVPKSYPEDYFIILFAFQETTISECKIGPFQLSMLFCESDRNSEFNINLEKKEVAISINTMDKLGLPQCCISFQECEVFRCEDLLDERRMDGITELRESLLSAIRTYEPYGGRVRQIRILLLGPIGAGKSSFFNSVKSVFRGHVTNQALVGSKTTGVSEKYRTYFIKDGKDGDTLPFILCDSMGLSEKEEGLHMDDIPYILEGCIPDRYQFNSMKPITPGLGNYTGCPMLKDRIHCVAFVFDANSVGHLSDEMVGKIRRIRRELIKCGMVHVVLLTHVDTLDLITKGDLIDIYRCVPVKLKLEAVHRELGFALSDIFVVSNYTSEWELEPVMDVLNLSALRQMLWAADDFLEDLPLEETSRCF from the exons ATGGCAATGACAACTTGTTTGACATGGATGCAAGAAAAAAAGCTGCAAAATTATTTTGGAGAAAAGCAGTTTAGCCTTCTCTATAAGGCCAGTATCCATGAATTCTCTAGTGAAAGTTTGCTTCAGATATGCtctaaacaaggacctactataacAGTGATTCATAGTGAAGATCACATTGTTGGGGCATATGTGCCAAAGAGCTACCCGGAAGACTATTTCATTATCCTTTTTGCCTTTCAAGAGACTACAATTTCAGAATGCAAAATAGGGCCATTTCAACTATCTATGTTGTTTTGTGAAAGTGATAGAAATTCTGAATTCAATATAAACCTAGAGAAAAAAGAGGTGGCTATTAGCATAAATACAATGGACAAACTTGGACTACCTCAGTGTTGTATTTCCTTCCAGGAATGTGAAGTTTTTCGATGTGAAG ATTTATTGGACGAAAGGAGGATGGATGGGATCACTGA GCTCAGGGAGAGCTTATTGTCTGCTATAAGAACTTACGAACCATATGGAGGCCGGGTTCGCCAAATACGAATTCTGCTTTTGGGTCCAATTGGAGCCGGGAAGTCTAGCTTTTTCAACTCAGTGAAGTCTGTTTTCCGAGGCCATGTAACAAACCAGGCTTTGGTGGGGTCTAAGACAACCGGGGTATCTGAAAAG taCAGAACATATTTCATTAAGGATGGGAAGGATGGCGACACCCTGCCATTTATTCTGTGTGACTCAATGGGGCTGAGTGAGAAAGAAGAAGGGCTGCACATGGATGACATACCCTATATCTTAGAAGGCTGCATTCCTGACAGATACCAG TTTAATTCCATGAAACCAATCACACCAGGTCTTGGTAACTATACAGGCTGCCCAATGCTGAAGGACAGAATCCATTGTGTGGCATTTGTATTCGATGCCAACTCTGTTGGTCACCTCTCTGATGAGATGGTGGGAAAGATCAGAAGAATTCGAAGGGAGTTGATTAAGTGTG GTATGGTCCACGTGGTATTGCTCACTCACGTGGATACCTTGGATCTGATTACGAAAGGCGACCTTATAGACATATACAGATGTGTGCCTGTGAAACTCAAG CTAGAGGCAGTTCACAGAGAACTTGGATTTGctctttctgacatctttgtgGTTAGTAATTATACCTCAGAGTGGGAGCTGGAGCCTGTCATGGACGTTCTGAACCTCTCTGCATTGAGACAGATGCTGTGGGCTGCAGATGACTTCTTAGAGGATTTGCCTCTTGAGGAAACAAGTAGATGTTTTTGA